One Thauera sp. K11 DNA window includes the following coding sequences:
- a CDS encoding DNA topoisomerase III: MRVFLCEKPSQGKDIARVLGAGQRGNGCYSGAGVVVTWCIGHLVEAVPPEGYGEQYKRWAIEQLPILPERWRVEPKAATAAQFKVVQQLVAKAGELVIATDADREGEMIAREIIELCGYRGPIQRLWLSALNDASIRKALGALKPSAETLPLYFSALARSRADWLIGMNLSRLFTLLGRQAGYNGVLSVGRVQTPTLKLVVDRDREITRFVSVPFWAIEVALSHAGQSFVASWMPPQGSTDDAGRCLQQPVAQQAAERLRAAGTAQVLSVETERVREGPPLPFDLGTLQEVCSKQLGLDVQETLDIAQALYETHKATTYPRSDSGYLPESMLAEVPAVLDSLVKTDPGLRPLIDRLDRQQRSRAWNDGKVTAHHGIIPTLEPANLSAMSDKELAVYRLIRAHYLAQFLPHHEFDRTVAQLTCGGQSLVAVGMQIAVAGWRQVLAAPEPEDGDGEDAQRGQVLPALQAGAACQVGQVELKALKTLPSKPYTQGELVRAMKGVAKLVTDPRLKQKLKDTTGIGTEATRANIISGLLARGYLLKRGRSIRASDAAFTLIDAVPAAIADPGTTAVWEQALDMIEAGQMTLDTFIAKQSSWVAQLVQQYRGATLNLKLPPAPSCPQCGASMRQRSGKSGAFWSCSRYPDCKGTQPVEDTGAGKRGASSRASGPPRRRPRAN; the protein is encoded by the coding sequence ATGCGCGTGTTCCTGTGCGAGAAGCCGTCTCAGGGCAAGGACATCGCCCGTGTGCTGGGCGCCGGCCAACGCGGCAACGGCTGCTATAGCGGTGCGGGTGTCGTCGTGACCTGGTGCATCGGTCATCTGGTCGAAGCGGTTCCGCCCGAAGGCTACGGCGAGCAGTACAAGCGCTGGGCCATCGAGCAACTGCCCATTCTTCCCGAACGGTGGCGCGTCGAGCCCAAGGCGGCGACCGCGGCGCAATTCAAGGTCGTGCAGCAGCTCGTCGCCAAGGCGGGCGAACTGGTGATCGCCACCGATGCCGACCGCGAGGGCGAGATGATCGCCCGCGAGATCATCGAGCTGTGCGGCTACCGCGGCCCGATCCAGCGGCTGTGGCTGTCGGCGCTCAACGATGCGTCGATCCGTAAGGCGCTGGGTGCGCTCAAGCCGTCCGCCGAGACGCTGCCGCTGTACTTCTCCGCGCTCGCCCGGTCGCGTGCCGACTGGCTGATCGGGATGAACCTGAGCCGCCTGTTCACGCTGCTGGGGCGCCAGGCCGGCTACAACGGCGTGCTGTCGGTCGGGCGTGTGCAGACACCGACGCTCAAGCTGGTCGTGGACCGGGATCGCGAGATCACGCGCTTCGTCTCGGTGCCATTCTGGGCCATCGAGGTGGCACTCTCGCATGCAGGCCAGTCCTTCGTCGCAAGCTGGATGCCGCCACAGGGCAGCACCGACGACGCCGGCCGCTGCTTGCAGCAGCCGGTGGCGCAGCAGGCCGCCGAACGCCTGCGCGCGGCCGGCACCGCCCAGGTGCTGTCGGTGGAGACCGAGCGCGTGCGCGAAGGCCCGCCGCTGCCGTTCGACCTCGGCACCTTGCAGGAAGTGTGTTCCAAGCAGTTGGGCCTCGACGTGCAGGAGACGCTGGACATTGCCCAGGCGCTGTACGAGACGCACAAGGCAACGACCTATCCGCGCTCGGATTCGGGCTACCTGCCCGAGAGCATGCTGGCCGAGGTGCCGGCCGTCCTCGACAGCCTGGTCAAGACCGATCCCGGTCTGCGGCCGCTGATCGACCGCCTGGACCGCCAGCAGCGTTCACGGGCCTGGAATGACGGCAAGGTCACGGCGCACCACGGCATCATTCCGACGCTGGAGCCGGCCAATCTCTCGGCGATGAGCGACAAGGAGCTGGCCGTCTACCGGCTGATCCGCGCCCATTACCTCGCGCAGTTCCTGCCGCACCACGAGTTCGACCGGACGGTGGCGCAGCTCACGTGCGGCGGGCAGTCGCTGGTGGCGGTCGGCATGCAGATCGCGGTGGCCGGATGGCGCCAAGTGCTGGCGGCGCCGGAGCCCGAGGACGGTGACGGTGAGGATGCACAGCGCGGACAGGTGTTGCCGGCGCTGCAGGCAGGTGCCGCCTGCCAGGTCGGCCAGGTCGAACTGAAGGCGTTGAAGACGCTGCCGTCCAAGCCCTACACGCAAGGCGAGCTGGTCAGGGCCATGAAGGGCGTCGCAAAGCTCGTGACCGACCCGCGCCTGAAGCAGAAGCTCAAGGACACCACGGGCATTGGCACCGAGGCCACGCGCGCCAACATCATCAGCGGGCTGCTGGCCCGCGGTTATCTGTTGAAGAGGGGTAGGTCCATCCGCGCGTCGGATGCCGCCTTCACGCTGATCGACGCCGTGCCGGCGGCCATCGCCGACCCGGGCACCACGGCGGTGTGGGAGCAGGCGCTGGACATGATCGAGGCCGGCCAGATGACGCTGGACACCTTCATCGCCAAGCAATCGAGCTGGGTCGCCCAGCTCGTGCAGCAGTACCGCGGCGCCACGCTGAACCTCAAACTGCCGCCCGCACCGAGCTGCCCGCAGTGCGGCGCATCGATGCGCCAGCGCAGCGGCAAGAGCGGCGCGTTCTGGTCTTGCAGCCGCTACCCGGACTGCAAGGGCACGCAGCCGGTCGAAGATACCGGAGCAGGCAAGCGCGGCGCATCCAGCCGTGCATCAGGCCCACCGCGTCGGCGCCCCAGGGCGAACTGA
- a CDS encoding single-stranded DNA-binding protein, with amino-acid sequence MSTHFVGEGNIGSAPDYREFPNGNDEPRRLLRLNVYFDNPIPKKDGEFEDRGGFWAPVELWHRDANHWQTLYQKGMRVLVEGRTVKDEWEDADDNERTTFKIEARRVGILPYRIESVTLSAKPAGGQ; translated from the coding sequence ATGAGTACGCACTTCGTCGGCGAAGGCAACATCGGTTCTGCGCCGGACTACCGCGAATTCCCCAATGGCAATGACGAGCCGCGCCGGCTGCTGCGCCTGAACGTCTACTTCGACAACCCGATCCCGAAGAAGGACGGCGAGTTTGAGGACCGCGGCGGCTTCTGGGCGCCGGTCGAACTGTGGCACCGCGACGCGAACCACTGGCAGACGCTGTACCAGAAGGGCATGCGGGTGCTGGTCGAGGGCCGCACGGTCAAGGACGAGTGGGAAGACGCTGACGACAACGAGCGCACGACTTTCAAGATCGAGGCTCGGCGCGTGGGCATCCTGCCGTACCGCATCGAGTCGGTGACGCTCAGCGCCAAGCCGGCCGGCGGGCAGTAG
- a CDS encoding DUF3158 family protein, producing the protein MTAPSSTGQPARFLPLEQADFQRLEHAGYLKGLLQPFKGKGSLEAWANQCTALRDNLIALAQRRVLQQARAYPFSLLDVQLAQQTTGAGTTFLRWRNHDRSSMGVALWESLLDRPATPASLIDGLYAMELQRIALNMQISLLHTLGRQAQECASKAAQAEAAYLRRVHGHAVSVPSTTPKESP; encoded by the coding sequence ATGACGGCACCGTCTTCCACCGGCCAACCGGCGCGCTTCCTGCCGCTGGAACAGGCGGACTTCCAGCGCCTGGAACACGCGGGCTACCTAAAAGGCCTTTTACAGCCTTTTAAGGGTAAGGGGAGTCTGGAAGCCTGGGCCAACCAATGCACGGCGCTTCGCGACAACCTGATCGCCCTGGCGCAGCGGCGCGTTCTGCAGCAAGCGCGGGCCTACCCGTTCTCGCTGCTCGACGTGCAACTGGCCCAGCAGACCACGGGCGCAGGCACGACCTTCCTGCGCTGGCGCAACCACGACCGTTCCTCGATGGGCGTGGCGCTGTGGGAATCGCTGCTGGACCGCCCGGCGACGCCGGCCTCGCTGATCGACGGCCTGTACGCGATGGAGCTGCAACGCATCGCGCTGAACATGCAGATCAGCCTCCTTCACACGCTGGGCCGCCAGGCCCAGGAGTGCGCCAGCAAGGCCGCGCAGGCCGAAGCGGCTTACCTGCGGCGTGTCCACGGGCATGCCGTGTCCGTTCCATCCACCACCCCCAAGGAGTCACCATGA